One Nostoc punctiforme PCC 73102 DNA window includes the following coding sequences:
- a CDS encoding ADP-ribosylglycohydrolase family protein — protein MLTGAKTLSGLMGLCVGDALGVPVEFTSRAERVKSPVTTMQGYGTWNQPPGTWSDDSSLSFCLAECLCRGYSLDAIANSFWRWYKEAYWTPRGDVFDIGQTTHTAIMRLKQGVVPHQAGGKVENSNGNGSLMRILPMAYCHRNLTLGELLARVHDVSAITHAHARSQMSCGIYISIAVALLEGADPQTAYLQALQDIQTIYSVREFLLEKPHFGRIFSGEIAKLPVEEINSGGYVIDTLESSLWCLLNSSSYSEAVLKAVNLGGDADTTAAVTGGLAGIYYGVENIPQKWMNQIARRQDIIYLAERFARAVYS, from the coding sequence ATGCTAACCGGTGCAAAAACGTTGTCTGGTTTGATGGGTTTATGTGTCGGTGATGCGTTGGGTGTGCCGGTGGAGTTTACTAGCCGTGCTGAACGAGTAAAATCTCCAGTGACAACGATGCAGGGTTATGGCACATGGAATCAACCACCAGGAACTTGGTCAGATGATAGTTCGTTAAGCTTTTGCCTAGCAGAATGCCTTTGTAGGGGGTATTCGTTGGATGCCATAGCCAATTCCTTCTGGCGGTGGTACAAGGAGGCTTACTGGACTCCCCGTGGCGATGTCTTTGATATTGGTCAAACTACCCATACAGCAATTATGCGCTTGAAACAGGGAGTTGTTCCCCATCAGGCGGGTGGGAAGGTTGAAAATAGTAATGGTAATGGTTCATTGATGAGAATCTTGCCAATGGCTTATTGTCACCGAAACTTAACTTTAGGCGAATTGCTAGCGCGGGTGCATGATGTTTCAGCGATTACCCATGCTCATGCGCGATCGCAAATGTCCTGTGGAATTTATATTAGTATTGCAGTGGCGCTCCTAGAAGGGGCTGACCCCCAAACAGCTTATCTACAAGCATTGCAAGATATTCAAACAATTTATTCTGTCCGAGAATTTTTGTTAGAAAAGCCGCATTTTGGCAGAATTTTTAGTGGTGAGATTGCCAAGTTACCAGTTGAAGAGATTAATTCTGGTGGCTATGTAATTGATACCTTAGAGTCATCCCTGTGGTGTTTATTAAATAGTTCGTCTTATTCTGAGGCGGTGCTGAAAGCTGTCAACTTAGGCGGAGATGCCGATACTACTGCCGCCGTCACTGGTGGGTTAGCGGGAATTTATTATGGGGTGGAAAATATTCCTCAAAAATGGATGAACCAAATTGCCCGTAGACAGGACATTATTTATTTGGCAGAGCGTTTTGCAAGGGCTGTCTACAGTTGA